The following nucleotide sequence is from Gymnodinialimonas phycosphaerae.
AGTGGCGGTATAGAGCGCCTCCTGCGGCGTTAGTCCGGCATCGACGTAGATGTCCAACTCATCCAGCAGCGAGAACCCGTGGAACAGGTAAGGGTTGGCGAAAGACGCGTCGCTGGCAGCCAGGATCGGCACCCCTGCGGCGTGGGCCATCGCAAATGTCTGTCTATCCAAAGCAATTGTTGCTTCGGCAAGTTCGAGCACTTCGTCCGCAACCGCCTCCAGCCGGAAGTCGGGGCGTCCCCACGCCTCTCGCACCTCGGCGGGGATCATCCGCATACGAGGCGCATCCGGAGCAGGCCAGTTTCCGATGTAGAAATCTGCAACCACCAGCGTCGGACTGACATGGAGGGCCGCATCTACCATATCGGCGAGAACAGATTCGCACAGCGCCTCATCCCATGACGACAGAATGATGCCATTGCGATCCGCCATCAGACCAAAGACTTCATCCAAATCTGCGTTGCGTGCCATGGCCTCGCTTAGGGCCTCCACCATCTCAGCTTCCCGCGTGGAGCAGGCCATTGGAATACGACCGAAGTGCTCCATCCCCGCCTGACCAACCTCGATCGCGGTGGCAAGCGTCACTTGCTCGGGGATATGGCCAACCAAAGGCAGGCCCGCCTCTGCGGCAGCCTCGGCAAGCGACCGATATGTTGGCTCGCTGAGCATGGAATAGGCTTTCACAGCGTCCCATCCTTCGCTCGCGATCTGACCAACGACTTCTGCGGCCTGGCCCGGTGTGTCTGCCAGGAACATGCCGGGCCAAGACCCCGGCGATCCATCCACCCAGGCTCCAGACAAAACAATCCTTGGGCCCAAGACTTCCCGCGCTTCGATCTGCGTTTGAAGCGCTTGCTGGTCTTCGAAGGGCCATAGCGCCCCCATGTCTCGAATACCGGTCACCCCATTGATCAGATAAAGTGGCAGCGCGGTCGCAGGCTCGGCTGGGGACGAAAAGATATGAACATGGCTGTCCCAAAGGCCGGGTATCAGATAGCCAGCGTCGCTGTCGAACGTTTCAAGCGGCCCCGTCGGGATGGTGAGATCCGCACCGACCTGCAAAATCATGCCGTCTTCAATCAGGACCGATTGACCCGGTGTGACTGTTCCGGCCTCTACATCGACAATGGCAACGTCTTCCAGCAAGACCATAGACTGGGCAGTTGCCTGACTTCCGAAGGGCAAGGTCGCCATCAATGCAAGAATGCAAACACACTGAATTTTCATCATATTCCCCTTCGAGAGGTTTCCCTCAACAACGTGTTCGCACGGGCCAAGACACTGTTGTGATTATTCCTGTGTGACCGCCCTAATCAGCAGGTCCGCAAGCGCCGCTTCCAGCGCGGGGACCAGATCGGTGCTGTCATCAACAATCCCTGCATCGGTGTTGATCTGGAACGCGATGGTGATGCCATGGTCGGCACAGTGCCGAAGGCTTGTCACGTAACCCGGCACCCAACCGCCGTGGCCGTAAACCGGGCCGAGGGGCGTATTGGCGTAGATGGCAACGCCGCTTCCATAGAGGATGTCAGGGGCGTCAGGGTGAACAGGCACCGCATCAAGCAGCCTTTCCAGATGCGGAGTGTTAATCGCCTCGCCGGTGAACAGCGCATCACCCCAGTATGACAGGTCATGTGAAGTAGAGATGAAGCCTCCTCCAGTCCATTCGATGGCCGGATTCCAGAGTAAGGCCCCCCCCTCATCATTTGTCCGTATCGGCAAGCCGAACACGTTGTCTTCGATCGTGTAGCCGACAGCCAGATCAGCAAGCGCCGGAGTGACCGAGGAGGTCGTCGCATCAAGACCGATTGGAACCAGGAAACGCGCCGACACCAAGTCAAAGAAATCCGCCTCGGATGCCGCCTCGATCACGAGCCCCAGAAGCAGGTGGCCTGTATCGGTGTAGGACCATCCCCGGCCGGCTTCAAACAAGGGATCGCGCCCCAGAATGAACGTGATGGCATCCTCAGGCTCAAAAACGCCATTGGCACCAGCGTCCAACATACGCTGAGCCACCCCTTCCAGGTGAACATGGTCGGGCAGACCGGCGCTATGGGTCAGTAGATGCCCCACCGTGACCGTCGATGCATTGGGCAACGCATCGAACCAGTCCTCGCCACCCAAATAGTCAGCAACAAGGTCCGAACGGCTCAACACACCGTCGCTCTCCAGAGCGAGGACCAAAGCGCCAACAATCGTTTTCCCGACGCTTGCCGCGAGCATCCTGGTATTTGGTGTCGCTGCTATACCAGCCTCGGCATCCGCCAGCCCGACCGCGGCATCCCCAACACTCCCATCAGGCAAGGCGTAGGAGACAGTGGCTCCGGGGATCGCATAGGTTTCGTGGAAGGCAGACAGCAGGTTTCGCACCTGCTCGGAAAGGTCATCCGCGTTGGCGGTCACCAAGGTTGGCAACGCCACCGTGAAGGCCAGGATGCTTGCGAAAGTCAGCTTGACCCGGCTCATCGCTCGTGTCCGGTTTCGCCGGGAATGACCTCGGTTGCGGCATCCTCCCGAGTGAACATCGTGTTCCGGTTACACCATACGACGACAGCGGCCACGACAACGAGAATCCATGTGTCATAGGGTTGCGCATCAGGCCAGAATGGGTTGATCAGTTGCCAGTGGAATAACATCGGCCAGAGGAGACCACCGCCCGAACGATTGAAGATCGGTGTCACCAAGACGGCAAGCGTGATGTTGCCCACGAAGAATGGCAAGAAGTTCCATTCTGCAAATACGGTTCCAGACAGAAAGAACGCCGGAAGGTGCCAGATACCCCAGATTGTTCCGATGATGACCCCCGCCCAGATCGGGGCCATATGACGTTGCAGGATCGGTTGGGCAACGCCCCGCCAACCGAATTCTTCGATGGGCCCAAGAAACAACATCATGAACAAGACAGCGACCATTGCCGCGACGCTTTCCGGCGGGATTGGTGCGAGCAATGGGCCGCTCTTCAGTAAGGAACCGGCCATGTAGACAATTGGGATGACCAAAAATATGAACGCCGCCCACCCAGTGGAACAGCGCCACATCAGCAACCGCGACAGGAAAGCTTTCAATCCCGCGACCCCGCCGAAGTAGAGAACGAGGATGAAGGCGGATATGGCCGGTGCCCAAGTTGCCGCGAAAAAGAACGGATGGGACCCGCTGATCTCACCAAATGCCTGCGACGCCCATTCCGGGGAAACGATGTAGACGCCGATAAGGGTCCACGTGATGCCGAATGTAATCAAGAAGTAGGCGGCGATGGCCAGCGGTGGGACTCGCCTCGGATGTCCGGCAGTAGGAGTTGCGACTTCGGTCATGGTCTTAGCCTCCAGAATGCAGTGACTGATTGTGCCTCGATACGCTCTCCATCCCCTGAGACATTTGACTTTGATCAATGCAGACTCGGACGTGCGCGGGCGGGCACATTCGACAGGCTTTGTGCAACGCAATTGAGCAAAAATCCCAAATCCATGACGCTTCCGAATATAAACTGACCTGTCAGCGAGAGTGGGCCCACGTCAGGTGTGACCGCTGGCAAGTGAACAAAAAACTGTTGCGCCTCTACCGCGAGGAGTGGCTGCAAGGACGCAAGCGCGGCGGCCGCAAGCGAGCCTTGGGGATACGCAGACCAATGCTGGTGCCTGAACGGCTCGATGAAAGTGATCGGTAATGCTGTCCTCAGAGAGCGCCAGGAAAGCCGGATCGATTGGCACGATATCGCGCCGCGCAAGCCGATGCAGTTCGCCGTCATCGAGGCCTTCATCGGCCGCTTGTGAGAGACGCTTTTGAACGAAACCCTGTTCTCCTCGCTGAACGAAGCCCGCAGAACGATCAGCTCTTGGAAGAAGAACTAAACCCGGGGAAGACCCCACTCATGCCTCGGCAATCTAGCGCCGCAGCAACTTGCGTTGAAACCAAGATTGGAAACCAAGGCCGTATGAGGCCAAAAATCAACTGTCGCATTCCCCCAAAGGGTGGAGGAACGTCGCGGCTCAAGCCACTCACCATTTTCTTCCGCAGCCTAAGCAGGCTCAACTGCCAGAGACCAGACGCCAGAAAAAAACACCACTCATCCCGAAGCCGATCAAGCCCACCAGCGCGCGAACAGCTGGTTTGGGCAGGCGTCGCGCAAGCGGCGCACCCGCGTAACCGCCCAAGGTGGCCGCCACCATCATCGCCGCCGCGTAGGGCCAGATCACAAGGCCTGCCGCCGCGAAGATGCCGACCGAGATCAACGAGATCACGAAGCTCAGCCCGTTTTTCAGGCCATTCATCTGGTGGATATCGCTCATCCCCCAAAGCGCGAACAGCGCCAGCAGCACGATGCCAAGGCCACCGTTGAAATAGCCGCCGTAGACCGAAACCGCAAAAAGGCCCATCGCGCCCTCGGGCGTCACGGCGCGGGCGCGGGCGGCGGCGATGGCGCGGATCTTGTCGCCGTAAAGGAAGGCCAGAGTGGAAGCCAACAGCAGGAACGGGACGACGGCCGAGAACGCCTTGTTTGACGACACCAGAAGCAGGCCGGACCCCACGGCCGCGCCCGCCAGCGCGATGACGCTCAACCGTGCGATACGCGCGCGGTCGAAAGCCGCCAGTTCGGCCCGGAAGCCCACGGCACCCGCCAGATAGCCCGGGAAGACGGCCACGGCGCTGGTCGCATTGGCAGCCACGGGTGGCACACCCACGGCGACGAGCGCCGGGAAGGTCAAAAAGGTGCCGCCGCCCGCGATGGTGTTCAGCACGCCGGCCCCGAAGGCTGCGGCGCAAAGGATCAGAAAATCAAACATGACGCCTCGGTTAAACGCAAAACAGCCCCGCCGAAAGGGCGGAGCTGCTTGTTGACAAAAGACCGGGCTTCAGCCTTTCGGCAAGCTGCCCCCGCCGTGACCAGACATCCCGCCCGAGACTTCCTCGGTCGCCTCTGCGGCCAAGTCTTCCGGCAGCACGAGGTTCAGCACGATGGCGATCAGCGCCGCAGGCAGAAGGCCCGAGGTGGCGAGGATGCGGATTGTGTCGGGCAAGTACTGCACCGCCTGCGGGTCCAGTTGCAGGCCCAGGCCCACCGACAGGGAAATCGCGAAGATCACCATGTTGCGGCGGTTCCAATTCACGTCCGACAGCATCGAAATACCGGCGGCCACGACCATGCCGAACATCACGATGACACCACCGCCCAAAACCTCGATCGGGATGGTGCGGATCACCGCACCGACCTTGGGCACAAGGCCGCAGACGATCAGGAAGATCGCGCCGATGGTCACGACGTGGCGGCTCATCACGCCGGTCATGGCGATCAGGCCCACGTTCTGCGAGAAGCTGGTGTTGGGAAAGCCGCCGAACATGCCCGCAATTGCGGTGCCGACACCGTCGGCGTAGGTGGCCCCGGTGATCTCCTTGTCAGTCGCTTCACGACCGGCACCGCCCTTGGTGATGCCGGACACGTCGCCCACGGTCTCAACCGCCGAGACGAAGGCCATCAGGCAGAAGCCCACGACCGCCGCAATCGAGAATTCAAACCCGTAGCGGAAGAATTCGGGCAGCGCGAAGGGCGCCGCGCGCGACCAGCTTGTCCCGATCCCTTCGATCGTGACCATGCCCATCGCCAGCGCGTAGACGTAGCCCACGAGGATGCCGATCACGACCGCCGACACCGACAACATGCCGCGTGCGAAGAACTTCAGGCCAAGTGTCACGAAGACAACGACCAGCGCGGCGGACCAGTTGAGCAGGCTGCCATATTCAGGCGAGTTGATCGCCGGAACACCGCCTGCCGCGTACTGAATACCTACCTTGACCAGCGCCAGACCGATCATCGTGACCACAAGGCCCGTGACCAGCGGCGGCAGGGCAAAGCGGACCTTGCCGATGAATGTTCCCAGCAGTGCATGGAACAGACCGCCGATCAGGACACCGCCGAAAAGCGCGGGCAGCGCCTCGACCCCCTGCCCCGCGACGAGTGGGATCATGATCGGGATGAAAGCAAAGCTTGTGCCCTGAACGATGGGCAGACGCGCGCCCACGGGGCCCAGACCGATGGTCTGGAACAGCGTAGCGATGCCTGCGAACAGCATCGACATCTGGATCAGATAGGTCATGTCGGGAAAGCCATTGGCGCCAGCATCCGAGCCGAAGCCGAAGCCCGCCGCTCCCGCGATGATGATCGCCGGGGTGACGTTGGAGACGAACATCGCCAGCACGTGCTGGATGCCCAATGGAATGGCGCGGTGAAGCGCCGGTGTGTAGTCCGGATCGCGAAGTTGCTCCGGTGTCCCTATTGCGGTGTCAGCCATGGTTTTGTCCCTCTCTGGTTGACTGTTTTTTTCAGTTTTTTGTTATCGTTAGCGGCTGTTCCAGCCGGTGTTCTTCAAGATTGTTGCCCGCCCCGATCCGATCGATCACCGCGAACAGCCCTGAGCCTTCGATGGGCGCCAGCACCCCGTGCCAGGTGTTGCGCGCGATGTTCACGGCCACATCGTTGCGCGCCACGAAAACTTCCGGCTGGCCGGGGTGCCCCCCCTCATCAGGGGCCACAATGACCAACAGGGCCGCGTCGGACATGGGGATGAAGCACTGAGAGCCAAGCGGGTGCCGCTCCAGCAGGTGGCAGGTGTAGGGTAGCGCACGCAGCTTGGACTGGAACAGGCTCAGACCCGGTTTGCCGTCGACAATGTCGATGTCCGCCAGATCGCCGAAGCGCTGGCACATGCCGTCGTTGATGGTGACGAATTTGCCCTTTAAAGCGATCACCTGCCCGAATGGCGCAAAGGCCTCGGGCGTGATCGGGACGGCGATCACAGGTCCATCCCCGGATGGCGGTTCACGTCCTTGTAGAGCAGGTAGCGGAACCGCCCCGGCCCGCCCGCGTAGCAAGCCTGCGGGCAGAACGCGCGCAGCCACATGAAATCGCCCTCTTCGACCTCGACCCAATCGGTGTTGAGGCGGTAGACGGCCTTGCCCTCCAGCACATAAAGCCCGTGCTCCATCACATGGGTTTCCGCGAAGGGAATGCAGCCGCCGGGCTCGAACGTGACGATGGTGACATGCATGTCGTGGCGCAGATCGGTGGGATCGACAAAGCGCGTCGTGGCCCAGGCGCCATTCGTGTCCGGCATGACCGTGGGCGCGATGTCGGCCTCATTGAGGAACAGCGGCTTGGGCCAGTCCAGCCCCTCTACCGCGTTATAGCGTTTGCGGATCCAGTGGAAGCGCGCGGGCCCGTCTGCATGGTTGCGCAATGACCAGCGCAATCCGGCGGGAAGGTAGGCGTAGCCCCCCTCAATCAGCGTGTGGGACTTTCCGCCCAAGGTGATCTCGATCGTGCCTTCGGTGACGAAGATCACCCCTTGCACACGGTCATCAGGCTCTGGCGTGTCACTGCCGCCCCCGGGGCCGACCTCCATGATGTATTGTGAGAATGTCTCAGCAAAGCCTGTCATCGGACGGGCGAGAATCCAGGCGCGCGTGGCGTCCCAGAACGGGAAGGACGAGGTAACGATATCCATCATCGTGCCCCGTGGGATCACGGCGTAGGCATCCGTGAACACCGCGCGATCTGTCATCACTTGGGATTGGGGCGGGTGGCCGCCCTGGGGCGAAAAGTAGCTGCGGTCACTCATTGGAACATGTCCTTCAGGCGGTGCAGTGCGATGCGTTCGACCTGGGTGCAGGCCTGCGCAAATTCCGCGTCACGGCTGTTGTCGAGACGTTCGTTAAAGGCGTTAAGAATTGACGCCTTATCGTGGTCGCGCACGGCAATGATGAAGGGAAACCCGAACCGCGCCACGTAGCGTTCGTTGAGGTCGGTGAAGGCGGCGCGTTCGGCATCGGTCAACTGATCCAGCCCCGCGCCCGCCTGTTCCGACGTCGATTCCGCCGTCAGCCGCTTGGCCTGCGCCAGCTTTCCCGCCAGATCCGGGTGCGCCGTCAAGACGCCAAGGCGCTCGGCCTCACTGGCCCTGCGGAAGATCCGCGCCAAAGCGGAGTGGACGCCGACGGCGCTATCGTGGGCGGGGCCAAGCTCCAGCCCGTGGGCACGTTCTGCGATCCAGGGCGAATGCTCGAAGACGCCCCCAAAGGCCTGCACGAAATCCGCGCGGGTCATTTGCGACGGGCTCAACGCTGGCGCCACATAGGGATGATGGGCCGCCCAATGCCGTGCAATATCAATGCGACGGGGCACCCACACTTCGTCGTGGGAGGCGACATAATCGATGAACCGCTGTAACGCCGCCGCCCGGCCTGGCCGCCCGATCAGGCGACAATGCAGCCCCACACTCATCATCTTCGGCGCACCCGCCTGCCCCTCGGCATAAAGCGTGTCGAAGGCATCCTTGAGGTATTCGAAGAAGTGCTGCCCGGTGTTGAACCCCTGGGGCGTGGCAAAGCGCATATCGTTCGCGTCAAGCGTGTAGGGGATTACCAACTGCTTGCCGGCATGCGTCCAGTAGGGCAAATCGTCGGCGTAATCATCTGATATGTAGTCGAAACTTTCGTCTTCCGCGATCAGGCGCATGGTATTTTCGGAACACCGGCCCGTGTACCACCCGCGCGGCGCTTCGCCCGTTACTTCGAAGTGCAGCGCTTTCGCGGCCTGGATGTCCGCGCGCTCGACATCTGGCGTGGCGTCCTTGTATTCGATCCACTTCAGCCCGTGGCTGGCGATCTCCCACCCCGCGTCCTGCATGGCGGCGACTTGCTCGGGCGCACGCGCCAAGGCGGTCGCTACACCATAGACCGTGACGGGCATATCTACGGCGGTGAACATGCGGTGAAGCCGCCAAAATCCGGCGCGCGCGCCGTATTCGTAGATCGATTCCATGTTCCAATGGCGCTGGCCCGGCCAGGCGGCGGCCCCCACGATCTCGGACAAGAACGCCTCGGACGCGGCATCGCCGTGAAGGATATTGTTCTCGCCACCCTCTTCATAATTCACGACAAATTGGACCGCGATCTTCGCACCATCAGGCCAATTGACCTGAGGCGGCGTCGCGCCGTATCCAATCATATCACGGCAATATCTGTCCAAGGCAGCCTCCTGTCGCTATCTTCGCATAAACCGGGATTAAGATTTGGTCTTTCAAGAAATTCTTGAAAGTGTTTCAGCGGAGGCGGCCGTTCCAATGGAAAGGCACTTGCCGCAGACAAGATGTGACCCAGAACGGAGGCACCCATGTCTGGCTATTTAACCACCCACGTCCTCGACACGGCACGCGGTTGCCCGGCAGCGGGCCTGAAGATCATGCTCTACGCCGTTTCAGGCAATTCGCACCGCAAGATTGCAGAGGCCGTGACCAACGACGACGGCCGCACCGATACGCCAATCCTGCCTACCGACACCTTCAAGACCGGCACCTTTGAGTTGGTGTTTTGTGCGGGCGACTACCTGCGCGCCTCGGGTCAGGCGGGGGACGATCCGCTGTTTCTGGATGAAATCCCGATCCGTTTCGGCATGTCCGATGCGGAGGCCCACTATCACGTGCCCCTGCTGCTGAGCCCGTTCAGCTACTCGACCTACCGCGGCAGTTAACGGCGTTAACCAAGTGCTGCGCGCAGTTTCTCGGACATGAAGTCCATGAAGAACCGGGACTTCGGATCCTGGTTTTTCTTGTGCGGATAGAGCAACGCCAACTGTGCGTTCGGTGGCGGTGACTGCGGGCAAACCTGTACAAGCGCCCCATTATCAAGATGCTCTTGCACTTCGAACCGAGGTTTGTTGACGATCCCGCGCCCATCCAGCGCCCAGTTCGTCAGCACATCACCATCGTCGCAAGCAAAGGGCCCCGTCACATCGAAGCGCTGGAAGCCGTCGGATGTGTAGAGAGACCATCGAAACTCTGTCGAGCCGGGGAACCGCAGCAACAGGCAATCATGTTTCTTGTTGATCAGATCGGCGGCATCGACCGGCGCGCCACGCCGCGCGATGTACTCCGGCGCGGCGCAGAGTACCCGCGGCAAGGTCGCGACGGGCTTCATCATCAGGCCGGAATCGGGCGGATTGCCGATGACGAACGCCACATCCAACCCCTCGCCGGTCAGGTCCAGCGCGCGATCCGACAGGCGCAGGCGGGTATGGACCTCGGGGTATTTCTCGCGGAACAGCGCCACGAAAGGCGCGATGTAGCGCCGCCCGATCCCCAGGGGGGCCGAGACGAAGATCGATCCGCGCGGGTTCAGCGTAATCTCATGGACGGCGGCCTCGGCCTCATCCAAAGCCTCCAACACCTTCAAGGCCTTGGGGTAGAAAATGCGCCCCTGCTCGGTCGGCTGGATGGACCGTGTGGTGCGGGTGAAAAGGCGAATACCAAGAGATTTCTCCAACTCTCCAATCCGCGAGGACGCCACGGCGGCACTCACCTGCAAGTCGCGCGCGGCCGCGGACATGTTCTCCAACTCGAAGACGCGCGTGAACATTCGGATGTTGTTGATGTTGGTCATCTCGCCCCATTATCAGAAAAAATTTGAAGCTGCTCGGGATAATCAGGAATTATCAGAGAACCCCACCTGCGTATACCTTCACCCCAAAGGGGACCAAAGCCATGTATGATCTTGCCGTTTTCACTGATTGGGCCGCCTTCGCCGTCCGCTGGCTGCATGTCATCACCGCCATGGCATGGATCGGCGCGTCGTTTTATTTCATCGCGCTCGACTTGATGCTGCGCCCCTCCCCCGACATGCCCGAGGGCGCCACTGGCGAGGAATGGGAGGTCCACGGTGGCGGCTTCTACAATACCGTCAAATACAACGTAGCCCCCGCCCGCCTGCCCGAGCATCTGACCTGGCACAAATGGCAAAGCTACTGGACGTGGCTGTCGGGCGTCGCGTTGCTGGCGATCGTCTATTGGGGCGGCGCCGAGATGTTCCTGATCGACTATGACAAGATCGAATTGTCTACCCTCCAGGCGATCCTGATCTCGGCTGGGTCGCTGGCCATCGGCTGGGTCCTCTACGATTTCCTATGCAAAAGCCCCCTCGGCAACCACCCCACGGCGCTGATGGGCCTGCTGTTCGTGATCCTCATCGTCATGGCCTGGGGATATGATCAGGTCTTCACGGGCCGGGCCGCGCTGCTGCATCTGGGGGCCTTCACCGCCACGATCATGACCGCGAATGTCTTCCTCATCATCATGCCCAACCAGCGCATCGTCGTGAAGGATCTGCAAGAGGGGCGCACCCCCGATGCCAAATACGGCAAGATCGCCAAGCTGCGCTCCACCCACAACAACTACCTGACATTGCCCGTCATTTTCCTGATGCTGTCCAATCACTATCCGCTGGCCTTCGCGACGGAGTACGCCTGGATCATCGCGTCGCTGGTCTTCCTTCTTGGGGTTTTGATCCGGCACTACTTCAACTCCATGCATGCGGGCAAAGGTGAGCCCCATTGGACCTGGGGTGCCTCCGCCGTGATCTTCGTAATCATCATGTGGCTGTCCTCGATCCCGATGAACCAGGATTATGATTTCGAGGCCGAGGTCATCGTGCCCGAACCGGTCCAGTACGTGGTGGCAAACGAGCATTATGATGATGTGCGCAACATCGTCATGGGCCGCTGTTCCATGTGCCACGGCGTCGATCCTGTGTGGGAAGGCGTCCGGTGGGCCCCGCGCGGGCTGCGTCTGGATGACGACGCGCAGATCGCGCTGAACGCGCGGATGATTTACCTGCATGCGGGCCGCAGCCACGCGATGCCGCCGGGTAACATCACCGGCATGACGGTTGAAGAGCGCGCGCAGATCGTGCGCTGGTACCAGTCGCTGGACCGCGATGTGGCAGCGCTCGACTAACCCCCTCGCACCTTGTACGCGGGTCGACTAGACAGGGGACAGGCAAGCGCGAAGGACACCCCCATGGCCCGTTCAATCGACCTGAATTCCGATCTCGGCGAGGGCTTCGGCCCTTGGTCTATGGGTGACGACGCAGCGATGTTGCAGATCGTGACCAGCGCCAACATCGCCTGTGGCGGCCATGCGAGCGATCCGGAAACGATGTTCGAAACCCTTTTGGCGGCGCGCGAAAATGGCGTCGTGGTCGGCGCGCATCCCGGCTACAATGATCGCGAGGGCTTTGGTCGCCGGGTGATCCCGATGGCGCCTGCGGAGATCATGCGCCTGGTCGCGGCCCAAATCGGCGCGTTGCAAGGGGTGGCGGCACTGGCGGGCACGAAGGTGGGATATGTGAAGGCCCATGGCGCTTTGGCGAACCTCTCGGCGCGCGATCGCAGTGTCGCCGATGCGCTAATCGGCGCGGTCCGATTGATCGACCCCGCGCTGCCGATCCTCGCCATTTCCGGCACCCAGACCGAGCAGGCCGCCCGCGCCGCACGGCAGCCCGTCTTTTCCGAGGTCTTCGCAGATCGTGGCTATTTGTCTTCTGGCCAGCTTGTCCCGCGCGGGCAGGACGGCGCAATGATCCACGACGCGGAATTTGCGGCGGATCGGTTGTTGGAACTGCTGGAGACGGGCCATATGCCGGTCATCGACGGCGCGCCGATTGCCTTGCAGGCCGACTCCATCTGCGTCCACGGCGACAGCCCCGGCGCGGTCGCGATGGCCGCAAAGATTCGGGCCCGACTGGAAGGGAAAGGTTTTGAAATAAAACGGTTCCTCGCCCTATGACGGATGTGCCCTCCTTCAAACCCGTGGGCGACACCGGTCTTCTTGTGACGCTGTCGGACGTCGCGGATGAGGCGGCAAATACCCATGTGATCGCGCTCGACCACGCCCTTGCCGCAGCCGAGGTCAACGGTGTTAAGGAATGCATTCCCGCACTGGTGAACCTGCTGGTTCACTTCGATCCGCTAATCACCGATCACGCGAGCGTCGAGGCCGCCGTGCGCGCGCTCTTTCCGCTGCCCGACATCACGGCCTCGGATACCACGACTCATATCATCCCAGTGTGTTACGATGCGGAACTGTGCCCTGACCTTCTGGCCACCGCCGAGGCAACAGGGCTGCCGCCCGAGCAGGTGATCGCGGCCCATGCAAGCGCCCGCCTGCGCGTCTCGATGTATGGCTTCGCGCCGGGCTATGCCTACCTGTCAGGCTTGCCGCCCGAGATCCACGTGCCACGCAAGAAAACGGCGTTGCGCGATGTGCCCAAAGGCTCGATCCTGATCGCGGGCGCACAATCGATCTTAACGCCGTTAACCATGCCTACGGGATGGAACATCATCGGCCGTTCCCCCGCCGAGGTCATCTCTGGAAGCCGTTTCCTTTTCGACGTCGGCGACACCGTCACCTTCACCCGCATCCCCCGCGCCGATCTGCCAGAGTGGTTGCAGACATGAGTACCGCGCGCTTCAAGGTCAGTTTCGCAGGGCCTTTGGTGTCGCTGCAGGACGCGGGGCGCACGAACCAGATGCGCTTCGGCGTGCCCGCCTCGGGCCCCATGGATCGCTTCGGATTTGCTGCGGCCCACGCCATGCTGGGGCAAGCGGCCGCTACGGCGATCGAGGTCTCTCTCGGCGGTTTGGTGTTGGAATGTGTGGACGGTGCTGTCACCTGCGCCGTTGCAGGCGGCGCGT
It contains:
- a CDS encoding 5-oxoprolinase subunit B family protein, encoding MTDVPSFKPVGDTGLLVTLSDVADEAANTHVIALDHALAAAEVNGVKECIPALVNLLVHFDPLITDHASVEAAVRALFPLPDITASDTTTHIIPVCYDAELCPDLLATAEATGLPPEQVIAAHASARLRVSMYGFAPGYAYLSGLPPEIHVPRKKTALRDVPKGSILIAGAQSILTPLTMPTGWNIIGRSPAEVISGSRFLFDVGDTVTFTRIPRADLPEWLQT
- a CDS encoding LysR family transcriptional regulator, yielding MTNINNIRMFTRVFELENMSAAARDLQVSAAVASSRIGELEKSLGIRLFTRTTRSIQPTEQGRIFYPKALKVLEALDEAEAAVHEITLNPRGSIFVSAPLGIGRRYIAPFVALFREKYPEVHTRLRLSDRALDLTGEGLDVAFVIGNPPDSGLMMKPVATLPRVLCAAPEYIARRGAPVDAADLINKKHDCLLLRFPGSTEFRWSLYTSDGFQRFDVTGPFACDDGDVLTNWALDGRGIVNKPRFEVQEHLDNGALVQVCPQSPPPNAQLALLYPHKKNQDPKSRFFMDFMSEKLRAALG
- a CDS encoding urate hydroxylase PuuD; amino-acid sequence: MYDLAVFTDWAAFAVRWLHVITAMAWIGASFYFIALDLMLRPSPDMPEGATGEEWEVHGGGFYNTVKYNVAPARLPEHLTWHKWQSYWTWLSGVALLAIVYWGGAEMFLIDYDKIELSTLQAILISAGSLAIGWVLYDFLCKSPLGNHPTALMGLLFVILIVMAWGYDQVFTGRAALLHLGAFTATIMTANVFLIIMPNQRIVVKDLQEGRTPDAKYGKIAKLRSTHNNYLTLPVIFLMLSNHYPLAFATEYAWIIASLVFLLGVLIRHYFNSMHAGKGEPHWTWGASAVIFVIIMWLSSIPMNQDYDFEAEVIVPEPVQYVVANEHYDDVRNIVMGRCSMCHGVDPVWEGVRWAPRGLRLDDDAQIALNARMIYLHAGRSHAMPPGNITGMTVEERAQIVRWYQSLDRDVAALD
- the puuE gene encoding allantoinase PuuE translates to MDRYCRDMIGYGATPPQVNWPDGAKIAVQFVVNYEEGGENNILHGDAASEAFLSEIVGAAAWPGQRHWNMESIYEYGARAGFWRLHRMFTAVDMPVTVYGVATALARAPEQVAAMQDAGWEIASHGLKWIEYKDATPDVERADIQAAKALHFEVTGEAPRGWYTGRCSENTMRLIAEDESFDYISDDYADDLPYWTHAGKQLVIPYTLDANDMRFATPQGFNTGQHFFEYLKDAFDTLYAEGQAGAPKMMSVGLHCRLIGRPGRAAALQRFIDYVASHDEVWVPRRIDIARHWAAHHPYVAPALSPSQMTRADFVQAFGGVFEHSPWIAERAHGLELGPAHDSAVGVHSALARIFRRASEAERLGVLTAHPDLAGKLAQAKRLTAESTSEQAGAGLDQLTDAERAAFTDLNERYVARFGFPFIIAVRDHDKASILNAFNERLDNSRDAEFAQACTQVERIALHRLKDMFQ
- the uraH gene encoding hydroxyisourate hydrolase, producing the protein MSGYLTTHVLDTARGCPAAGLKIMLYAVSGNSHRKIAEAVTNDDGRTDTPILPTDTFKTGTFELVFCAGDYLRASGQAGDDPLFLDEIPIRFGMSDAEAHYHVPLLLSPFSYSTYRGS
- a CDS encoding LamB/YcsF family protein; this translates as MARSIDLNSDLGEGFGPWSMGDDAAMLQIVTSANIACGGHASDPETMFETLLAARENGVVVGAHPGYNDREGFGRRVIPMAPAEIMRLVAAQIGALQGVAALAGTKVGYVKAHGALANLSARDRSVADALIGAVRLIDPALPILAISGTQTEQAARAARQPVFSEVFADRGYLSSGQLVPRGQDGAMIHDAEFAADRLLELLETGHMPVIDGAPIALQADSICVHGDSPGAVAMAAKIRARLEGKGFEIKRFLAL
- a CDS encoding bifunctional allantoicase/(S)-ureidoglycine aminohydrolase, whose translation is MSDRSYFSPQGGHPPQSQVMTDRAVFTDAYAVIPRGTMMDIVTSSFPFWDATRAWILARPMTGFAETFSQYIMEVGPGGGSDTPEPDDRVQGVIFVTEGTIEITLGGKSHTLIEGGYAYLPAGLRWSLRNHADGPARFHWIRKRYNAVEGLDWPKPLFLNEADIAPTVMPDTNGAWATTRFVDPTDLRHDMHVTIVTFEPGGCIPFAETHVMEHGLYVLEGKAVYRLNTDWVEVEEGDFMWLRAFCPQACYAGGPGRFRYLLYKDVNRHPGMDL